The following are encoded together in the Arcticibacterium luteifluviistationis genome:
- a CDS encoding DUF6515 family protein, giving the protein MKNTIKITLALALILGFSLNGYSQRNTKKSTQPEKNKTVVAKKTVVTKTVVPRKNVEYKTTRKKVVTVRTLPKTATVVKHNNVSLYYDNSRFYRLNGGRYVPAQPNVGFQIRTLPVGYKTFNHRGLNYFLNNGIYFVKVNNYYEVVNPEIGTVVYELPAEAERVSLSGRALYEFNNVLYERIQTRGTRAYEVVGFIEG; this is encoded by the coding sequence ATGAAAAACACAATCAAAATCACATTAGCCCTGGCCTTAATATTAGGGTTCTCGCTAAACGGATATTCTCAAAGAAACACTAAGAAAAGTACCCAACCGGAAAAAAATAAAACTGTCGTTGCGAAAAAAACAGTAGTTACAAAAACGGTGGTTCCTAGAAAAAACGTGGAATATAAAACCACCAGAAAGAAAGTAGTTACAGTACGTACATTACCTAAAACAGCTACAGTAGTTAAGCATAATAACGTTTCGTTATACTATGACAACAGTAGATTTTACAGACTTAACGGTGGAAGATATGTACCTGCACAGCCAAACGTAGGTTTTCAAATCAGAACCCTTCCTGTAGGTTACAAAACATTTAACCACAGAGGTCTAAATTATTTCCTGAATAACGGTATCTATTTTGTCAAAGTAAACAACTATTACGAAGTAGTTAATCCTGAAATAGGAACGGTAGTTTACGAACTTCCGGCAGAAGCCGAAAGAGTTAGCTTAAGCGGAAGAGCCTTATATGAATTTAATAACGTTTTGTACGAAAGAATTCAAACCAGAGGCACGCGAGCTTATGAGGTTGTAGGATTTATTGAAGGCTAA